Sequence from the Aspergillus nidulans FGSC A4 chromosome III genome:
AGGGAGAGTTAAAATCGTTAGATATAACGGATAATATGCATATTTactcctctttcttgccgTGAGCAAccctcttcttgttcttgttgccTTTGTACCTAGGCGTAATAGATAGACGAGGAATGAATCTTCCGACGCGAGCCTGGTATTCTTGGTACTCTGGGTACTTTCTAGCACTGATCTCCTCAGTGAGGCGGACGCTTCCTTGGAAGATAGCCATAAGGCCGATGACGCCTAGGGCAGTCCACTGGACATAATGCTCAGTTCGGTAGGCGTTCCAGAGGTAAAGAGTGAGCCAAATGGCCTGTTCCGCGGCAAAGTTGGGATGGCGGGAGAGCGACCACAACCCGCTGACGACGAAGCCACGCTCAAGATCTTCAGGGTCATACTGGTCCTTAAGGTTACCGGGGATCCTGGCGGAGGTGTTGTATTCGTGCTTGGCATTCTGGAATCTCCATTGTTGCTGGTCGGCAAAGAACTCGAGAATGATGAAGACCAAGGCGACACGGGAGAAGATCAGGTCGGGAAGTTCGAAGGCTTCGCCGCCGGGAAGACgcgcaaggaggaggaagttgtAGGTTGGGGTCGTGAGGAGGAGTAGCAGGAGCGGCTGGATCACGCTGATGAAGgtgatgttgaagaggaagaaggcgaagcggTTGTTAACACGGGACCGGATAATAGACCAGCGGTAATCCTCTGAGCCGATACTGTAACCACCCCTACGCCAGTAGTTGAAGGTCAGGCGCACCTGGATAAATTAGAACTCAGTTGAGACTGGTAGAGACGATAAAACATACGCTCCATATGACGGAGATAGCTGCGATAGTATCCAAGTTGAGAGTACGAAGGCCGGAAAGGCGTGCCCAAACAGCAAAATGAACGTTGAATACGGACGGGAGGATAGACCAGAAGCGATCGACCTGAGAGTAGTTGCGGTTGATCTcagagaagacgatgaagagaacAGAGAGGAAGATAGTAAATGCAAGCGCGGTCGCAAGCGGATTGGTGGAAAGATAGATGTCCTTAAGAGCATTTACATCTTTTGCTGCAATCGCAGGCTGGAGACGTTCAGGGAGCGCAGCCACTTGCGACAGAAATGGTCGCACGGCATGGTTGAACGAAACGCAGTCTGCCAGAGACTCGACGTCAGGAAGTGGAAGCGTCATGGTTGTtgacgaagcagaagcaggagcagaagcagaagcggaagcaagAACAGCAGGCACCCGACTGCGAAATAGATTTTCCCACATAGAGGAGATAAGATACTTGGTTAATCGATTATAAGGATATAGACGCAGATAAAGGGTGGAATACGTTCATGAAATCACAACAAACAAGGCCGAGTCACACTAAAGAGCTTAAGCGGGGTGCGCTAATCCGCATTAGGTAGTAAGCTGTCAAGTGTCGAGTCCCGTGACCGGTGTCGTTTTCGCGTTTGCTCGCGAACTGAAGATCAATTTGCCAATAATACCTATAGACAACCCCAGACTGTCGTAGGGGGAGCATGGTGGAAATGATTCTTAGCTCATCAACTTCTACTGCTCATAGTGTGATTTGCCTGGCTGACTGTCATGGCGGGCACCAAAGTCTTGTGCGTGGCTGAGAAGCCTGCAATCGCCAAAGCTGTCGCACAGCACCTATCTGGAGGTCGTATGGAAACTGTAAGCGAATGACCTAACTTGCTGAATGTGAACTGAAAATGGAATAGAAAAATGTCACTGGAAATCGATTTGTGAAGAACTACGTATTTGATTTCAATTTCGGGAATCAATGGGGAAACAGTTCTGTCACGATGACCAGCGTCTTAGGACACTTGACAAGCTTGGAATTTGAGCGCCAGTACAGTGGTTGGGCATCTTgccctcctgcagctctgTTTGAAGCTCCCGTCAAGATTGCTGTCGACGACGTAGGTTAAGCCGATGTCTGTCCATCAGCCGTCTTTGCTAAGTCCTAATTGCAGGATAAAAAGGCAATCGCAAACAACATCATGAAGCAGGCGACGCATAGTCAGTACCTGGTCATTTGGACCGATTGTGACCGGGAGGGAGAGCATATTGGGACGGAGGTACGCGATCAGGCGAAGGCGGGCAATGGACGAATCGTCGTCAAGCGAGCCAAGTTCAACAATACTGAGAAGATGTAGGTAGATGCACCACCCCTTTCATGTGTGCTTCGTTAACCGATTTAAGCCACGTTCTGAATGCTGCGAGGTCTCTCATTGAACTTGATGAGCGGCAAGCCAACGCAGTGGCGGCGAGGATAGAGCTCGATCTTAGGATTGGGGCTGCGTTCACTCGGCTGCTCACACTCCAGCTACAAAATCTTCATGCCACCCTGACACAGAAGGTTATCAGTTATGGTATGCCACGCCGTCCATTTTGAAACGCGCTCCCATCTGACAGACTACTATCCAATAAGGATCCTGCCAGTTTCCGACCTTGGGATTTGTGGTTGATAGATATCTACGAGTGAAGCGATTCAAGCCTGAAACTTTCTGGGGAATTAAGGTCATGCACACTAGGGATGGTATCAAAGTGAGCTTTCTCTGGAATAGAGTCCACCTTTTCGACAGAGCCGCTGTCACTATTATGCTGGAGCGCTGTCTGATGGCAACAAAGGCGGAGGTCACAAAGGTGAATCAGAAGCCGACAAGCAAGTGGAGGCCCTTACCATTGACAACAGTGGACTTGCAAATGATGGGAACAAAATATTTGCGCATGGACAGTGCAAAGGTCATGAAGGTAAATGCTCTATCACGTAAAATGCTAATATGGTGACTAATGGAACCTAGATTGCAGAAAATCTGTACACTAAAGGATTTATAAGCTACCCACGAACAGAGACCGATCAGTTTGACAAAGGAATcgacctgaagaagcttatCGAGAAACAACTACCTGATGAGAGATGGGGAGAGTACGCTCGCTGGTGTGTTGCTCACTCTCTAAGCTCTATCAACTACTAAACTGCATTACTAGTCTCCTCGGCGGCAATTTCAGAACTCCTAGGGCTGGGAGGCACAATGACCAAGCACATCCACCAATCCATCCCGTCTGCTGGGTTAACCCCACCACACTGactgaagatgaaagaaaggTGTACGAGTTTGTTACCCGACGGTTCCTCGCCTGTTGCTCAGACGACGCAAAGGGACAATCAACCGACGTCGAGATACGTTACGGAGATGAGATGTTCCACGCTCACGGACTCCTAGTCTTAGAAAGGAACTACCTGGACGTCTACGTCTACGACAAGTGGGAGAGTACCCAACAACTACCTAACTATCAAGTCGGCGAGCTATTCGAACCTACAGAAGCGAACATGTTCGATGGAAAGACCTCGCCGCCAAACTACTTAACAGAACCCGAGCTTATCGGACTCATGGACGCTAATGGTATTGGTACTGACGCCACGATGGCCGAGCATATCGAAAGGATAAAGAGTCGTGAATACATTGGCGAAATGACCCGAGGAAGCGGCCGAAACGCGGTGAAATTACTCATTCCTACTCGTTTGGGTATTGCCTTGATACTAGGCTATGAAGATGTTTTCGCTGGGCTCGCAGACAGCCCCTCCCTCAGCAAGCCTTTTTTGCGGAAACagatggagctggaaatgCGGGACGTCTGTGCTGGCACGAGGTTACGAACACATGTTGTCCAGCAAAATCTGGATATGTACCGGGAGTTGTTCATTCACACTCAAAGGCGGATGAATATGCTGAAGGCTGCATTTCGGAAATACATTgtcgaaggagaggatgtgTGAAGTCTACCATTCGTCTCCGATCGACTGACGCCCTTCTAGGACTGGGTCATAGTCCTTGCGGAAGTCCATTGAGCCTACAGTCCTTGCTGTGGACATATACACTTAACtgccagaaatctgactaATTCAGATTTCTCAATTGAATATAAGCATGCCTTTGGGGTATATTCTGCTGAAGCCTACGCTGTTCTATGAGGAAAGAATGGGTTCTTCAAGCTTTCGAGTATGTCTGCTTAAACAAATTCTTCTTTCGCAAAAGACCTTGGATCATGTGGCTGCTAGATGAAGATTCTTACACTACACAAAATAATTAGGAACATCCATTCCTCGAGATACTACCACATCCAACATCGCACGCTCCTGCGCCGCGCCGTTTAAATCGTGCGTAATAGCCTCCTTCATCAATGTCCATGCACATTTTGGATGAGATAACTTcaatatttcttcttcccatttCTGGGGATTGGCAATTCGCTGTTGGCTGCTGAGCTCGATATTGCCTTGTGCATGAGCTGGATTTCAGACTTATTGACCTTGGGAGGGCATGCTTGCGCGGCTTGACAATGCTCTCTTGTGTATATGGGCGAGATAGAACAACCCTGCTGAAGATGACTTATACTAAACTATTTTCTCTTCCATTGCTCTCCAGTCAATCTGAATGCTCTTTCGCAAAGTAGTAGGACCTAGCGTAGTTTGCGGATTAGCAAGCTCATTTTAAGTATTCTCTATATCAGATAGACTCAGCACAAGACCATGCTTGCGTGAGACCTTGTCAGCAACTGAGACTTATTTCGGTTGACTCGAGTTTtacgcttcttcatcagcccTCCTGCCTCTGGTCTCATTCGGCCGCATGAAATAAAACTCACTCTCTCGTTGCCACTGATTGATGGATTCTATCCTGGAACTGAACCTATTCAACTGTTGTTGAATCTGCTCGCCGCGTTTCTCAAGAGTACCGCAATTTTTCTTCAGCCCGTCGACAGATATTTGCAGTTGCTCTATCCGCTCATCGATAATGGCCTTCACCATGGCGGCTTCCCCTTCTTGCATACCCTTGGTTGGACCGAAGGTCTCGTTCAAGACGAGTATGTTCACTGCTTTGACTAGGGCAAAGAATCTTTTGACAGGGTTGAGAGATATTGTGATAAATGGGCTGAAGACTTTCTTAATCGGATAAATAACCTTCTTGACGACTGGGTCGAATGTTTGCTGAACTGAAACGAAGCTTCCTTTGACTGGTATGAGACTCTTATCAGCTATGGGACTGAGCAATATCTTGACCGAAGCAAGGACCTTCTTGACTGGACcgattttcttttcctcaacACTCTGACGAACCTGCGTATCGATAGCCATCCACCGTGCCAACCAAACCCACAATACTAAACCAAATACTCCCAACACGACGAAAAGCATAACTGCGTACGTCTGGTCAGAGAAAGATTCCAGACCGTCTTGAGAGAACTTCGCGGAAACTGAAGTTGTCGAGTTCGGTAAAACATCTTCCAGAGACACGATAGACGAGTTTCTGAACCCGCCTGCGGACGACCTATCTTTCTCGTAGGGCAAGCGTGagttggtggaggaagacgCACTACTCCAAGGGAGCTTTGACAGAGAGGACCAGGCTGAGGCCACAACGTGGTGGTTGACCCTGGGGACCGGTCCGCCTGGCCAGATGAAGTAGGCAGCCGAGACTCCGATGAGTACTTGGGCTGAGAATGTGGGATTCATGGCTGATCTTAGAGTATTTAAGCAGGATTGATTGTAGTGCAATGAGTCTGTTATGGAGAGGAAATGGCGACGACGGATGTAAGAGAACGCTTTTTATATTTCGCCAGAACAAAGGGTTTATGACTCTTTGTGAGGATAATTTTAATGAGACCATTGACGGTCCCTTGTGAATGTCAAGttgttcttgtcttctttgtctccCTGCAGTATCCTCACTCGCAGAACTTTGTGGCGGTGCATTAGGACATGGCCAGCGAGCTTAGTCTGTTTGACAAATGAGATGACTGGGAAACCTATAGAAAAGAGCAACTAAAGGCATACTACACTGCCAGCCCACAGCACATAACGACAATAACTCAACCACAATCCATGATTCGGACATTGAATGAAACATATATACAAGGCATCTCTAGCCACGGTAGCGCGTTTTATGTGCAGTAATCCTAGTCTCCTACTCAAGCTTCTTGCTAAGCACAACACCATAAAAAATAGTAGCGCCAAGGGTCACCAGGTTGACCAAGCTGGACAGTCCATGTAGACGACCAAACTTCTTGTTTAGAGCAATCATCTCCTTGGAGTGAGGTGGGGGGTCGTAGCTCTTCTTGCCGTCGCGGGTTTCTTCGCCGAGCATGTCAGTGATCCTAACGACCTAGCCAGAGCATTTTTTGTTTATTTGTGAGACATGTACATACCCTGATGCTTTCTCTCCCGCATCGTATCGACAGTAAGCTTGCGCAAGACACCAAAGTTTACCAGACCAGTGATGAATGCCGCCGCGAGCGGGAGGAGGACACTGAATTGGTTCTCTCGTTCCAGGAGCCCCGAAATACCAAGCGGCTGGCCGCCGCGGGAGGCAGTAAGTGCGACTACGACAGGGAGCGCGGTCTGGAGAGCGAAGTAGGTAGGGAATATCTTGGCTTGGAGAGCTGAAAACTGAGGGCGCGGAAGGGCGCGGAAGGCAATAATGCCGGAGACAAAGCTCTATAATTGTTCGTTAGAGACCATTGATATGTATGCGAAAGAGATTGGCATGTACCTGGTAGAGCTGGACACCGAGAAGGGTGCCGTAGCTGAGTCGCAGAAGTCAATACCGGGCTCCTCAATGTTAGGTTGTCGAGAACAGACCTTAAAATGTGGAAAGGGCGGGGGTCGAGCATTTTGACTGCTATTATTCTAGATAGTGGAATTGTGCTCCAAGGTGACGGAGTGCTGATGGGGCGATAGTTTAAAAGCTGGAAGTCTaggcgatgcagatgcatGGTGAATTGCGGGACCATCCGAGGTTCCGCGGAATGATATATCCACGCGTGGGCTGACAGATGAGCATTATTTCCACGTAAAGCTACTCATGATAGCTATACAAACGCACAATTACTATGTACACGCACCTCATGATGTCATGTGCCAACGTGTTGAGGCTGTTCCCAATCGGGAAATATCGCGCGTCTGCCTAGGCTTCGCGCGATCCATAGCCTGCTGCCTTTGGCTGACTCTTTATCAATCAATTCGCCGCGGACCCCTTGTATTATCTTAATGTTTGCGTCTCACACATATCATGGCGGATAAGGAAGCAACAGTCTATATCGTGGACGTGGGAAAGTCCATGGGCGAGCGGCGAAATGGCCGAGACTTAACGGACCTTGAATGGGCTATGAAGTATGTCTGGGACTGCATCACGAATACCGTAAGTAGCTCACGCTATGGTTATAACTTTTTCTGACCGCTATAGGTGGCTACTGGGCGCAAAACGGCAATGTTGGGCGTGATTGGCCTCAAGACTGACGGTAAGATATACCTCCCGTAGAAGAGGTTCTTATACTAAAACGGTTGACAGGTACTGACAACGAACTGGGAGACGAATCCCACTTCTCTCATATCTCGGTTTTATCGGAGATTAAGCAGTATGTAGCTTTCTAGGTGGATATGCTTGAATCAAGCTGACCACCCGTCCAGGTTTCTTATGTCTGATATTAGGGAACTGGGTGAGCGAATCAAACCAAGTAGCGTCGACAAAGGTGACGGTAAGGAATCCTATGGCCTAATTTCAACCTATACTGATTATCCAGCGATATCTGCTCTCATTTTGGCAATTCAAATGATAATCACCCATTGTAAAAAGCTTAAGTGGAAGCGGAAGATTGTCCTTATCACTAATGGATTGGGGCGGATGAACAGTGAGAACCTTGATGATATTGTATCAAAGGTCAAGGAGGATAATATCGAATTGATTATCTTGTAAGTGATGCTGTCCCATTTTCCAGAAGGGATCTGACAGGCCGTAGAGGACCTGATTTCGATGACGCTGAGTACGGgatcaaggaagaagacaaagatcCGCACAAGGTATaatctcttcttcttgaacTGGTTTATTGCTAATCACTTATAGGCTTCGAACGAGACTCTTCTGCGGACCATCACTGAACGGTGCGACGGAGTATTCGGTACGCTTGAGCAGGCAGTagaggaaacagaaatcCCCCGCGTCAAGCCTGTCCGGCCAGTTGCATCATTCAAAGGTTTCTTACAATTAGGTAACCCTGAAGAATACGACACTGCGGTCCGCATTCCTGTTGAGCGGTACCCACGAACAATGGTAGCTAAACCCCCAACGGCCAGCCAGTTCGTCCTGCGATCAGATTTAGCCGCTGGACAAGAAGGCCCAGTGTCATCTACTGCCGTTCCTGAAACCCAGCCTGAAGATGGTAGTAATCTCACCAATGTGAGGAACTTGAGAACTTACCAGGTCAGCGACGAGAGTGCCCCTGGTGGTAAGATCGATGTTGAACGGGACGACTTGGCCAAGGGATATGAGTATGGACGTACTGCTGTTCATATCAGCGAGACCGATGAGAACATCACAAGGCTGGAAACCACTGCGGCTATGGAGCTAGTCGGTTTTATTCAGAGCGAACGGGTACGTACTGCTCGAACCTACGACTCGCCTTCCGCGACTGACATTCCCAGTATGACCGATACATGCATTTGTCCAATACtcacatcatcatcgccaaccGTGCTAATGACAAAGCCTCACTTGCACTatcctccttcatccatGCCCTGTTTGAACTTGAGAGTTATGCCGTTGCTCGTCTGGTCACCAAAGAGAACAAACCTCCTACCCTAGTTCTGCTCGCACCTTCCATCGAACCAGACTACGAGTGCCTCCTCGAAGTGCAACTACCATTCGCCGAGGACGTCCGAACATACCGCTTCCCACCTCTTGACCATGTAGTTACCGTGTCTGGGAAGGTGGTAACGCAGCATCGAAACCTTCCAAATGACGACCTTCTTGATGCCATGGACAAATACGTAGATAGCATGGAGCTGAAGGGCACAGACGAGGATGGGTAAACTACCCAACATGCCTCGATATGTACACATCGCTAACGAATACAGAGACCTGGTCAATACGCCCTTCCCAATTGATGACTCCTTCTCGCCAGTTCTACACCGCGTGAACGCGGCGATTCGCTCTCGAGCTATACACCCAAACGACCCCATCCCGCCACCAGCAAGGATCCTCACTCAATTCTCGCAACCACCAGAGCACCTCCTCAAAAACGCAGAGCGCCATCTCAAGAGGCTTATTGAGGTAGCTGACGTCAAGAAGGGTACTAAGCAATTTTCCCCATTCCACAAAGAGTGACTCCTAAACTAACATACACTCTAGTACCTCCAAAAGCCAAGGGTCGTAAACGCGCGCGCGAACCCGAAAAGCCTCTCTCTGGCCTGGATGTCGACTCTCTCCTACATCAAGAAAAGCGCGTGCGGATCTCACCAAACAACGCAATCCCCGAATTTAAGCAGACCTTGGCGCAAGCTGAAAACATTGAGACGATGAAGGACGCAGTCAAGCAAATGCGCTCGATTCTCGAGGACCAGATCAGGCATAGCTTGGGCGATGCGAACTATGACCGCGTCACTGAGGGTTTGGGCGTTGTGCGTGAAGAACTTATAGCCTATGAAGAGCCTGGCTTGTACAATGATTTGATTAGAAAGCTAAAGGAGGCGCTactgaaggagaagctgggtgGCGATCAGAGAGAGCTGTGGTGGCTTCTCAAAAGGAGTAAACTGGGGTTGATTGAACAGCGGGAGTCGGAGCTTTCTGAGGTtacagaagaggaggcgaagaagtttATGTCTGCTTGATAGGAGTAATGTTCCTAAGGAGTTTTATTCTAGATACCATGTGTTCCTATGAGAATGAGATGTGATGAATTCTGAAAAGGCCGGGGAATCAAATATAACTCGCCAAAGAACTAGAGTTTATACGTATGTGAAAGACCATGCTTACGGTAAGAGCACGCTGAAGGTAGCCGCGTATAGCAGGTTACTACGAGATCTTCCCCAGCCTCTTTTTCCCAATATCAACCTTCTGCTGAAGCCTATAAACATATCAGATTAGCAAGAAGTTCAGCTCACGACACTACGATGAAGGAAAACATACCTCGTggcatcctcatccaccatCCTTAACATCTCATTCTGcacctccaactcctcgtTAATCTGGATACCTAGCTCCTTCTGCCGTCTCACAATCTTCAGCAACTCCTCCACACTCatatcctgctgctgcatcatttcctgctgcaactgcaggACACCCTGATTGTCCAGCTCGCGGGTCCGCTCCGTCTCCTTTCCAAGTACCCTCCCGGTCCTCGCCGGTTTCCTGCTACTTCCCCCTCCCGTCCCATTCGCGGCCCCTATAAGCGCCTCTTTATCCTTGATCGATGCAACCGCGTTATCAACACGACTCTTTGCCGCCATCGCATTCAGCAGGTTCTCTAACCCATCCCTTTCCTTCCGAGCGTTGATAAGGAGGTCCTTTCTGCGCCGGATTTCGCCTTCACCGAGCGAGTTTGAGCTCGTATAACGCCCCTTGGTACCACCATTCGAATTCCCAGCGTCGGCCATTCTTTTCAGTCCATCCTCCAAGGCCGTTATCAGCGACCCCGCACGCACAAGGGAGCTTTTCGCCCGCGCCGAGCTCTCATGCTGTCTCTGTGGCGTTGTCTCTTGGTCCCGCTTCGTGAGATGTAACCTCGCTTCATGGAGATGCGATTTCAGATCCCGGTGGCAATCGAGCCATAACCTTGGGTCTAAAATTGGATCTCCATTAAGAAAACCAGGTCCTGTAGCTGCGGCATGGAGACGGGCGGAGGATGCAGTGATGTTCTCGTTGCTATTATTGTTACTGCCTAGGCTAGGCAGGTTCAAGAAAGCACGCCAAACTGGTGAGTTCCGCCATCGGGGATCTGGTGCTTCGTTGATGGCGCGGAGGTAGGACTCAAGGCCTTGGCGGCGGGATTCGCGAAGATTGGCATTGGTGACTGTATTTGAGAGCCAGGATTTggggggaaggggaagaggtggCGCGCTGTTTGTTTGGGATATTAAGGTTGTATGGAAGGTCGTGAAATCGGAATAGCGCTTCGAGACGGCGAAGGAacggagaggaaggcgaagggtGATGTTGTAGATTGTGAAGGGTGGGGAAGTTGTAGAAgttgtggttgttgggatGGAGATCTCGAGGGGAGGAGCCATGTTGAGAAATGATACTCTGGAAGCTCAGCAGAGCTCCCTGAACAGATAAATGACGATGttggagctgcagctggagctgaggctggtgttgGATGCTGGGAGATTACGCCGATAAGGCTTCACTGCGCTAACCCGGTCTGGGCGCAAGTAGTGACGCACCTGCAGCTTGGCCCCATGACTAGTGCTAGGTAGCTGGTTTATACCCATGTATGGACTGAACAAAGGTATCATATTGGTAAAACTTCTATAAAACATAGCTCACCAAAAACTCTGCTCCGCTCCAGTCCATAACTCCCGTGCCTCCAACAGATCCCGCTGCCCATAGTGTTCTCCAATGATGGTAATGATCATATCCAGCATCGCACGAGTCAGCGTCCCAACATCTACAGCTGTTTCCCCCACTTCGCGTTGAGTTCCTATTCCTCCTTTAGATATTGAATCACTCTCAGTTGCTGAAATTCGGGCTTTGAGTCGTGCTTTCGCCtgttccagcttctccgcatcggatttcttctccgcatcgaAGTGCTCCGAGTCGGGAAGGGCACTGATATCGACAGCTTCACTCCCTTTGTCGCCTGACGGCCCTTCCGCAATCTTATTCTCTGCATCAGATTCGTAATCATTTgcatcgtcttcctcgtcctgcaTTTCTTCGCGCTCTTCCCTTATCTTCTTTAAAATCCTTACCGCACGCTTTCCCAACTCACGAATATCCCCAATATCTCGAGCCCCTAGCTGCCCGGCATCTCGGCACTTCGCTAGGAGCCCCCAAGCCCAGGCACCGATACGTCGAATTAGGACTGCATCTCCATTACGCACGTTATCCGATATGAGCCGCGCCACGATCACCAACACTCTCAGGACACTGTCCATATCCATGCACGCAAGCTGCACTGTTTGAGGATCAACCTCTTTTATCAGGCGTCTCCACTCTCTCTGTGCAATTTTGGATGATCGGGGAAAACTGATAGGGTGCGAGTCGTCGAGCGCAGATATGGCTTCGGGCGGTGGCGTGCATTTCAGAATCGACCGTAAGAGAAGGAATCtatgatggaggaggttgtAGTAACTAGCTTGTGCATCTGATAAATTCTCGTCGGCGTCGACTTTTGTTGTGGCGAGGCCAATATATACTCCGTCCGAATAGATTCCTTCTGGGACGCGATCTGTAGTACTGAGTTCCTCGTCGAGTACATTTCCCTGCTGGGTATATTCAGGTTTAGTACTGGTCGCATTCGCCACTATCCTGTTCTCCACCAACGATTCTGTCGTTGCGGGTGCGTTGAAAAGTGTAGGCAGGGAGTTGGCCTCGGAACTAGAGCAGATATATCCAAGTCAGCAAACCTATAGAAAACAATCAATCAACCAAGGAAGAAACAGCGATGGGAGAGACGAACCTCGCTCCATTCGCAAGCTAGAAAACCCAGAATGCAAACTTAGCAAGCACGTCGCAACGGGAAGAAACCAACTCAATAAAGCAGTTATAAGTAATAGGAAATGCTTACCGGACCATCCTCAGGTACTCCAGCCCATCTTCCGCGGGACCGTAAAAGAGCTCATCGCCAGCTGCTGTATCGAGACCGGGAAAGGCGCTTTTCTGCCCGAAGACAGGGTGGTTGCGAGGTTTCTCATAAGGCGTCACTGAGTTCTGTgtttc
This genomic interval carries:
- a CDS encoding DUF1295 domain protein (transcript_id=CADANIAT00005882) — protein: MTLPLPDVESLADCVSFNHAVRPFLSQVAALPERLQPAIAAKDVNALKDIYLSTNPLATALAFTIFLSVLFIVFSEINRNYSQVDRFWSILPSVFNVHFAVWARLSGLRTLNLDTIAAISVIWSVRLTFNYWRRGGYSIGSEDYRWSIIRSRVNNRFAFFLFNITFISVIQPLLLLLLTTPTYNFLLLARLPGGEAFELPDLIFSRVALVFIILEFFADQQQWRFQNAKHEYNTSARIPGNLKDQYDPEDLERGFVVSGLWSLSRHPNFAAEQAIWLTLYLWNAYRTEHYVQWTALGVIGLMAIFQGSVRLTEEISARKYPEYQEYQARVGRFIPRLSITPRYKGNKNKKRVAHGKKEE
- a CDS encoding protein nkuB (transcript_id=CADANIAT00005886); this encodes MADKEATVYIVDVGKSMGERRNGRDLTDLEWAMKYVWDCITNTVATGRKTAMLGVIGLKTDGTDNELGDESHFSHISVLSEIKQFLMSDIRELGERIKPSSVDKGDAISALILAIQMIITHCKKLKWKRKIVLITNGLGRMNSENLDDIVSKVKEDNIELIILDLTGRRGPDFDDAEYGIKEEDKDPHKASNETLLRTITERCDGVFGTLEQAVEETEIPRVKPVRPVASFKGFLQLGNPEEYDTAVRIPVERYPRTMVAKPPTASQFVLRSDLAAGQEGPVSSTAVPETQPEDGSNLTNVRNLRTYQVSDESAPGGKIDVERDDLAKGYEYGRTAVHISETDENITRLETTAAMELVGFIQSERYDRYMHLSNTHIIIANRANDKASLALSSFIHALFELESYAVARLVTKENKPPTLVLLAPSIEPDYECLLEVQLPFAEDVRTYRFPPLDHVVTVSGKVVTQHRNLPNDDLLDAMDKYVDSMELKGTDEDGDLVNTPFPIDDSFSPVLHRVNAAIRSRAIHPNDPIPPPARILTQFSQPPEHLLKNAERHLKRLIEVADVKKVPPKAKGRKRAREPEKPLSGLDVDSLLHQEKRVRISPNNAIPEFKQTLAQAENIETMKDAVKQMRSILEDQIRHSLGDANYDRVTEGLGVVREELIAYEEPGLYNDLIRKLKEALLKEKLGGDQRELWWLLKRSKLGLIEQRESELSEVTEEEAKKFMSA
- a CDS encoding DNA topoisomerase 3 (transcript_id=CADANIAT00005883), which gives rise to MAGTKVLCVAEKPAIAKAVAQHLSGGRMETKNVTGNRFVKNYVFDFNFGNQWGNSSVTMTSVLGHLTSLEFERQYSGWASCPPAALFEAPVKIAVDDDKKAIANNIMKQATHSQYLVIWTDCDREGEHIGTEVRDQAKAGNGRIVVKRAKFNNTEKIHVLNAARSLIELDERQANAVAARIELDLRIGAAFTRLLTLQLQNLHATLTQKVISYGSCQFPTLGFVVDRYLRVKRFKPETFWGIKVMHTRDGIKVSFLWNRVHLFDRAAVTIMLERCLMATKAEVTKVNQKPTSKWRPLPLTTVDLQMMGTKYLRMDSAKVMKIAENLYTKGFISYPRTETDQFDKGIDLKKLIEKQLPDERWGEYARCLLGGNFRTPRAGRHNDQAHPPIHPVCWVNPTTLTEDERKVYEFVTRRFLACCSDDAKGQSTDVEIRYGDEMFHAHGLLVLERNYLDVYVYDKWESTQQLPNYQVGELFEPTEANMFDGKTSPPNYLTEPELIGLMDANGIGTDATMAEHIERIKSREYIGEMTRGSGRNAVKLLIPTRLGIALILGYEDVFAGLADSPSLSKPFLRKQMELEMRDVCAGTRLRTHVVQQNLDMYRELFIHTQRRMNMLKAAFRKYIVEGEDV
- a CDS encoding DUF4149 domain-containing protein (transcript_id=CADANIAT00005885); the protein is MLDPRPFHILSYGTLLGVQLYQSFVSGIIAFRALPRPQFSALQAKIFPTYFALQTALPVVVALTASRGGQPLGISGLLERENQFSVLLPLAAAFITGLVVRITDMLGEETRDGKKSYDPPPHSKEMIALNKKFGRLHGLSSLVNLVTLGATIFYGVVLSKKLE
- a CDS encoding uncharacterized protein (transcript_id=CADANIAT00005884), producing the protein MNPTFSAQVLIGVSAAYFIWPGGPVPRVNHHVVASAWSSLSKLPWSSASSSTNSRLPYEKDRSSAGGFRNSSIVSLEDVLPNSTTSVSAKFSQDGLESFSDQTYAVMLFVVLGVFGLVLWVWLARWMAIDTQVRQSVEEKKIGPVKKVLASVKILLSPIADKSLIPVKGSFVSVQQTFDPVVKKVIYPIKKVFSPFITISLNPVKRFFALVKAVNILVLNETFGPTKGMQEGEAAMVKAIIDERIEQLQISVDGLKKNCGTLEKRGEQIQQQLNRFSSRIESINQWQRESEFYFMRPNETRGRRADEEA